The Ictalurus punctatus breed USDA103 chromosome 9, Coco_2.0, whole genome shotgun sequence genome contains a region encoding:
- the mocs1 gene encoding molybdenum cofactor biosynthesis protein 1 isoform X1 codes for MAFYSGHCGRLFSTKTLLPLRTVRVSSRDQACKHCSGASRGEYRAEQELTTAGGQRRVLKDVLPFSEFLTDSFGRRHNYLRISLTEKCNLRCQYCMPEEGVKLSPKEQLLSTDEVLTLARLFVREGVEKIRLTGGEPLIRPDILHIIAEMRKTEGLKTIAVTTNGMNLARLLPSLKKAGVNLLNVSLDSLVPAKFEFIVRRKGFHKVMEGIDKAIEFGYNPVKVNCVVMRGLNEDELLDFVTLTEKKPLDVRFIEYMPFDGNKWNFRKMVSYAEMLDRIKQQWPSLEPLPGDETGTAKAFRVPGFQGQLGFITSMSDHFCGSCNRLRITADGNLKVCLFGNSEVSLRDCLRSGASDEELLQIIGAAVGRKKKQHAGMFSISQMKNRPMILIAGEGSRPVPMLRSEQRRYPVPTFHTPLPGRASAHFVNPYHLHHSGQASEDLRNSTFTMNAPAPMNSGVSRRRQNVYHVHQGRRQVFPEELCSNAIPAFEYASSSETRTDRFARLRHAHRLVGYLRHNSSRGIQSFSTSLLSTLIPKKKHIMRQNVRECHNQKDACEGLSVSRHTPNQNETPEQLTHTDTHGRASMVNVGDKPVTRRTATASARVLLGSKAFSLVRANQIAKGDALAVAQLAGLMGAKQTSGLIPLCHPVSLDHTSITVELLEEGHVAVVLATCQATGRTGVEMEALTAASVAALALYDMCKAVSRDLIITDIRLLSKTGGQRGDFHRTS; via the exons ATGGCCTTTTACAGCGGCCATTGTGGCCGACTTTTCTCAACTAAAACCCTTCTTCCACTGCGCACAGTGAGAGTGTCGTCTAGAGACCAGGCGTGTAAACATTGTTCCGGGGCGAGTCGAGGAGAATATCGGGCAGAACAG GAATTAACTACAGCAGGCGGTCAGAGGCGGGTTTTAAAGGACGTCTTACCTTTTTCAGAATTCCTCACGGACTCGTTTGGAAGAAGACACAATTATCTGCGGATTTCCCTTACAGAAAAATGCAACCTTCGCT GTCAGTACTGTATGCCAGAGGAAGGGGTGAAGCTGAGTCCCAAAGAACAGCTCTTATCTACAGATGAGGTGCTGACTCTGGCTCGACTGTTTGTTCGAGAGGGGGTGGAGAAGATCCGACTGACTGGAGGAGAACCCCTTATCCGCCCTGACATCCTCCATATAATtg CGGAAATGAGGAAAACGGAGGGTCTGAAGACCATCGCTGTAACTACTAATGGCATGAACCTTGCCAGGCTGCTGCCCAGTTTAAAGAAAGCTGGAGTGAACTTGCTCAACGTCAGTCTAGACTCATTAGTGCCAGCCAAGTTTGAGTTCATCGTTAGACGCAAAG GTTTCCATAAGGTGATGGAAGGTATCGATAAAGCCATTGAATTTGGTTACAATCCAGTTAAG GTGAACTGCGTGGTGATGAGGGGTCTGAATGAAGACGAGCTGCTGGACTTTGTGACTCTGACCGAGAAGAAGCCTCTAGATGTGCGCTTCATAGAGTACATGCCCTTTGATG GCAATAAGTGGAACTTCAGGAAGATGGTGAGTTATGCCGAGATGCTGGACCGCATTAAGCAGCAATGGCCCAGTCTGGAGCCGCTTCCCGGGGATGAGACGGGGACCGCCAAG GCTTTCAGAGTACCAGGATTTCAGGGCCAACTGGGTTTCATCACCTCCATGTCGGATCATTTCTGTGGCTCCTGCAACCGTCTGCGCATCACAGCTGATGGCAACCTGAAg gtgtGTTTGTTCGGAAACTCCGAGGTATCTTTGAGAGACTGTCTGCGCTCTGGAGCATCCGATGAGGAACTCCTGCAGATAATAGGAGCTGCAGTGGGGCGGAAGAAGAAACAGCACGCTG GCATGTTCAGTATATCCCAGATGAAGAACAGGCCAATGATCCTCATTG CTGGAGAAGGCAGCCGGCCTGTGCCCATGTTGAGAAGTGAGCAGAGGAGGTATCCGGTCCCTACTTTCCACACACCTCTGCCAGGACGAGCATCGGCGCACTTCGTGAACCCTTACCACCTACACCACAGCGGCCAGGCTAGCGAGGACTTAAGGAACAGCACTTTTACCATGAACGCACCAGCTCCTATGAACTCCGGCGTCTCTCGTCGACGTCAAAATGTTTACCATGTCCACCAGGGAAGGAGGCAGGTTTTCCCTGAGGAACTTTGTAGTAACGCAATTCCTGCTTTCGAGTATGCTTCCAGTTCTGAAACACGCACAGATAGGTTTGCACGGCTAAGACACGCACACAGACTTGTTGGCTATCTCAGGCACAACTCGTCGAGGGGCATCCAGTCTTTCTCCACATCTCTTCTTAGCACTTTAATCCCCAAAAAGAAACACATAATGCGGCAGAATGTAAGGGAGTGTCACAACCAAAAGGATGCATGCGAAGGCCTTAGTGTATCCCGTCATACCCCAAACCAAAACGAAACCCCTGAGCAGCTGACCCACACTGACACGCACGGCAGAGCCTCGATGGTGAACGTCGGAGATAAACCAGTGACACGTCGTACCGCCACAGCAAGCGCCCGCGTTCTTCTAGGCTCCAAAGCTTTCAGCCTGGTCCGTGCCAACCAGATAGCTAAGGGCGATGCCTTGGCGGTCGCACAGCTAGCGGGCCTCATGGGCGCTAAGCAAACATCTGGTCTCATTCCTCTTTGCCACCCTGTATCCCTCGaccacacctccatcactgtGGAGCTACTGGAAGAAGGGCATGTGGCTGTTGTCTTGGCAACATGCCAGGCAACAGGCCGCACCGGAGTGGAAATGGAGGCTCTGACCGCGGCGTCAGTCGCCGCCCTGGCGCTCTACGACATGTGCAAGGCAGTCAGTCGTGATCTAATTATAACCGACATCAGACTTTTGAGTAAGACAGGAGGACAGCGGGGTGACTTTCATCGCACCAGCTAA
- the mocs1 gene encoding molybdenum cofactor biosynthesis protein 1 isoform X2 produces MPEEGVKLSPKEQLLSTDEVLTLARLFVREGVEKIRLTGGEPLIRPDILHIIAEMRKTEGLKTIAVTTNGMNLARLLPSLKKAGVNLLNVSLDSLVPAKFEFIVRRKGFHKVMEGIDKAIEFGYNPVKVNCVVMRGLNEDELLDFVTLTEKKPLDVRFIEYMPFDGNKWNFRKMVSYAEMLDRIKQQWPSLEPLPGDETGTAKAFRVPGFQGQLGFITSMSDHFCGSCNRLRITADGNLKVCLFGNSEVSLRDCLRSGASDEELLQIIGAAVGRKKKQHAGMFSISQMKNRPMILIAGEGSRPVPMLRSEQRRYPVPTFHTPLPGRASAHFVNPYHLHHSGQASEDLRNSTFTMNAPAPMNSGVSRRRQNVYHVHQGRRQVFPEELCSNAIPAFEYASSSETRTDRFARLRHAHRLVGYLRHNSSRGIQSFSTSLLSTLIPKKKHIMRQNVRECHNQKDACEGLSVSRHTPNQNETPEQLTHTDTHGRASMVNVGDKPVTRRTATASARVLLGSKAFSLVRANQIAKGDALAVAQLAGLMGAKQTSGLIPLCHPVSLDHTSITVELLEEGHVAVVLATCQATGRTGVEMEALTAASVAALALYDMCKAVSRDLIITDIRLLSKTGGQRGDFHRTS; encoded by the exons ATGCCAGAGGAAGGGGTGAAGCTGAGTCCCAAAGAACAGCTCTTATCTACAGATGAGGTGCTGACTCTGGCTCGACTGTTTGTTCGAGAGGGGGTGGAGAAGATCCGACTGACTGGAGGAGAACCCCTTATCCGCCCTGACATCCTCCATATAATtg CGGAAATGAGGAAAACGGAGGGTCTGAAGACCATCGCTGTAACTACTAATGGCATGAACCTTGCCAGGCTGCTGCCCAGTTTAAAGAAAGCTGGAGTGAACTTGCTCAACGTCAGTCTAGACTCATTAGTGCCAGCCAAGTTTGAGTTCATCGTTAGACGCAAAG GTTTCCATAAGGTGATGGAAGGTATCGATAAAGCCATTGAATTTGGTTACAATCCAGTTAAG GTGAACTGCGTGGTGATGAGGGGTCTGAATGAAGACGAGCTGCTGGACTTTGTGACTCTGACCGAGAAGAAGCCTCTAGATGTGCGCTTCATAGAGTACATGCCCTTTGATG GCAATAAGTGGAACTTCAGGAAGATGGTGAGTTATGCCGAGATGCTGGACCGCATTAAGCAGCAATGGCCCAGTCTGGAGCCGCTTCCCGGGGATGAGACGGGGACCGCCAAG GCTTTCAGAGTACCAGGATTTCAGGGCCAACTGGGTTTCATCACCTCCATGTCGGATCATTTCTGTGGCTCCTGCAACCGTCTGCGCATCACAGCTGATGGCAACCTGAAg gtgtGTTTGTTCGGAAACTCCGAGGTATCTTTGAGAGACTGTCTGCGCTCTGGAGCATCCGATGAGGAACTCCTGCAGATAATAGGAGCTGCAGTGGGGCGGAAGAAGAAACAGCACGCTG GCATGTTCAGTATATCCCAGATGAAGAACAGGCCAATGATCCTCATTG CTGGAGAAGGCAGCCGGCCTGTGCCCATGTTGAGAAGTGAGCAGAGGAGGTATCCGGTCCCTACTTTCCACACACCTCTGCCAGGACGAGCATCGGCGCACTTCGTGAACCCTTACCACCTACACCACAGCGGCCAGGCTAGCGAGGACTTAAGGAACAGCACTTTTACCATGAACGCACCAGCTCCTATGAACTCCGGCGTCTCTCGTCGACGTCAAAATGTTTACCATGTCCACCAGGGAAGGAGGCAGGTTTTCCCTGAGGAACTTTGTAGTAACGCAATTCCTGCTTTCGAGTATGCTTCCAGTTCTGAAACACGCACAGATAGGTTTGCACGGCTAAGACACGCACACAGACTTGTTGGCTATCTCAGGCACAACTCGTCGAGGGGCATCCAGTCTTTCTCCACATCTCTTCTTAGCACTTTAATCCCCAAAAAGAAACACATAATGCGGCAGAATGTAAGGGAGTGTCACAACCAAAAGGATGCATGCGAAGGCCTTAGTGTATCCCGTCATACCCCAAACCAAAACGAAACCCCTGAGCAGCTGACCCACACTGACACGCACGGCAGAGCCTCGATGGTGAACGTCGGAGATAAACCAGTGACACGTCGTACCGCCACAGCAAGCGCCCGCGTTCTTCTAGGCTCCAAAGCTTTCAGCCTGGTCCGTGCCAACCAGATAGCTAAGGGCGATGCCTTGGCGGTCGCACAGCTAGCGGGCCTCATGGGCGCTAAGCAAACATCTGGTCTCATTCCTCTTTGCCACCCTGTATCCCTCGaccacacctccatcactgtGGAGCTACTGGAAGAAGGGCATGTGGCTGTTGTCTTGGCAACATGCCAGGCAACAGGCCGCACCGGAGTGGAAATGGAGGCTCTGACCGCGGCGTCAGTCGCCGCCCTGGCGCTCTACGACATGTGCAAGGCAGTCAGTCGTGATCTAATTATAACCGACATCAGACTTTTGAGTAAGACAGGAGGACAGCGGGGTGACTTTCATCGCACCAGCTAA
- the mocs1 gene encoding molybdenum cofactor biosynthesis protein 1 isoform X3, with protein MAFYSGHCGRLFSTKTLLPLRTVRVSSRDQACKHCSGASRGEYRAEQELTTAGGQRRVLKDVLPFSEFLTDSFGRRHNYLRISLTEKCNLRCQYCMPEEGVKLSPKEQLLSTDEVLTLARLFVREGVEKIRLTGGEPLIRPDILHIIAEMRKTEGLKTIAVTTNGMNLARLLPSLKKAGVNLLNVSLDSLVPAKFEFIVRRKGFHKVMEGIDKAIEFGYNPVKVNCVVMRGLNEDELLDFVTLTEKKPLDVRFIEYMPFDGNKWNFRKMVSYAEMLDRIKQQWPSLEPLPGDETGTAKAFRVPGFQGQLGFITSMSDHFCGSCNRLRITADGNLKVCLFGNSEVSLRDCLRSGASDEELLQIIGAAVGRKKKQHAGMFSISQMKNRPMILIGG; from the exons ATGGCCTTTTACAGCGGCCATTGTGGCCGACTTTTCTCAACTAAAACCCTTCTTCCACTGCGCACAGTGAGAGTGTCGTCTAGAGACCAGGCGTGTAAACATTGTTCCGGGGCGAGTCGAGGAGAATATCGGGCAGAACAG GAATTAACTACAGCAGGCGGTCAGAGGCGGGTTTTAAAGGACGTCTTACCTTTTTCAGAATTCCTCACGGACTCGTTTGGAAGAAGACACAATTATCTGCGGATTTCCCTTACAGAAAAATGCAACCTTCGCT GTCAGTACTGTATGCCAGAGGAAGGGGTGAAGCTGAGTCCCAAAGAACAGCTCTTATCTACAGATGAGGTGCTGACTCTGGCTCGACTGTTTGTTCGAGAGGGGGTGGAGAAGATCCGACTGACTGGAGGAGAACCCCTTATCCGCCCTGACATCCTCCATATAATtg CGGAAATGAGGAAAACGGAGGGTCTGAAGACCATCGCTGTAACTACTAATGGCATGAACCTTGCCAGGCTGCTGCCCAGTTTAAAGAAAGCTGGAGTGAACTTGCTCAACGTCAGTCTAGACTCATTAGTGCCAGCCAAGTTTGAGTTCATCGTTAGACGCAAAG GTTTCCATAAGGTGATGGAAGGTATCGATAAAGCCATTGAATTTGGTTACAATCCAGTTAAG GTGAACTGCGTGGTGATGAGGGGTCTGAATGAAGACGAGCTGCTGGACTTTGTGACTCTGACCGAGAAGAAGCCTCTAGATGTGCGCTTCATAGAGTACATGCCCTTTGATG GCAATAAGTGGAACTTCAGGAAGATGGTGAGTTATGCCGAGATGCTGGACCGCATTAAGCAGCAATGGCCCAGTCTGGAGCCGCTTCCCGGGGATGAGACGGGGACCGCCAAG GCTTTCAGAGTACCAGGATTTCAGGGCCAACTGGGTTTCATCACCTCCATGTCGGATCATTTCTGTGGCTCCTGCAACCGTCTGCGCATCACAGCTGATGGCAACCTGAAg gtgtGTTTGTTCGGAAACTCCGAGGTATCTTTGAGAGACTGTCTGCGCTCTGGAGCATCCGATGAGGAACTCCTGCAGATAATAGGAGCTGCAGTGGGGCGGAAGAAGAAACAGCACGCTG GCATGTTCAGTATATCCCAGATGAAGAACAGGCCAATGATCCTCATTGGTGGGTGA